A genomic stretch from Sphingobacterium sp. ML3W includes:
- the rpsC gene encoding 30S ribosomal protein S3: MGQKANPIGSRLGIIKGWDSNWFGGKNYSDKLVEDEKIRKYLSVRIAKGGVAKVVIERTLKRITVTIHTARPGIVIGKGGQEVDKIKEELKKLTKKDVQINIFEIKRPELDAKLVAEGVAKQLEARISFRRAMKTSIASTMRMGAEGIKIMCSGRLGGAEMARTEQYKEGRTPLHTLRADIDYALAEALTTYGKIGIKVWICKGEVYGKRDLSPNIGQASGVKSRGNHEGGGDRRDNRNNKGGRGGNNRGGNNRGGNNRGPKKD; the protein is encoded by the coding sequence ATGGGACAAAAAGCAAATCCAATAGGTAGCAGATTAGGAATCATCAAAGGTTGGGATTCTAACTGGTTCGGAGGTAAAAACTATTCCGATAAATTAGTTGAAGACGAAAAAATCAGAAAATATCTTTCTGTTCGTATTGCAAAAGGTGGTGTAGCTAAAGTTGTTATCGAAAGAACTTTAAAACGTATCACTGTTACAATTCACACTGCTCGTCCAGGTATCGTTATCGGAAAAGGTGGTCAAGAAGTTGACAAGATCAAAGAAGAGTTGAAAAAACTGACTAAAAAGGATGTTCAAATCAACATTTTCGAGATCAAACGCCCTGAGTTAGATGCTAAGTTAGTAGCTGAAGGTGTCGCTAAGCAATTAGAGGCGCGTATTTCATTCCGTCGTGCAATGAAAACTTCAATCGCTTCTACAATGCGTATGGGTGCAGAAGGTATCAAAATCATGTGTTCTGGTCGTTTAGGTGGTGCTGAAATGGCGCGTACTGAACAATACAAAGAAGGAAGAACTCCTTTACACACATTGCGTGCTGATATCGACTACGCTTTAGCTGAAGCATTGACTACATACGGTAAAATCGGTATCAAAGTTTGGATCTGTAAAGGTGAGGTTTACGGTAAACGTGACTTATCTCCAAACATTGGTCAAGCATCTGGTGTAAAATCACGTGGCAACCACGAAGGTGGTGGCGATCGTCGCGATAACCGCAATAACAAAGGTGGTCGTGGTGGAAATAACCGTGGTGGAAACAACCGTGGTGGAAATAACCGTGGTCCGAAAAAAGATTAA
- a CDS encoding glycoside hydrolase family 88 protein produces MKIQHYITRTLMIGLGVQAISCSSQKNLTTAKLGLNKEFVQTNLEDARKQINYLASSIHESDIPTTYKDGKYVNWGSSWWCSGFYPGTVLYLYEYTKDEKLLDEAKRKLKHLEKEKNNKGTHDLGFMLYCSFGNALRLTGDSTAYKGVLSTGAASLATRFHEAPKTIRSWDGGKNWDGQPWTYPVIIDNMMNLEFLTEVSKMTGDKRFRDIAIQHANTTMVNHYRKDYSSYHVVDYNPDNGSIISRKTAQGAFDESAWARGQAWGLYGYTMMYRETGEKKYLEQARNIAKFYLNHPNLPKDLIPYWDMDQNKLTKESKYYSQKDLRDVSTAAVTASALLELAQYTKGSESQLYISKAEQMLKSLSAKPYKADYKEAGGYILKHSVGSIPHKTEVDVPLTYADYYYVEALIRYDRMLNGEKVIKQ; encoded by the coding sequence ATGAAGATACAACACTATATTACACGAACTTTAATGATTGGGCTTGGCGTACAAGCAATATCATGTTCTAGTCAGAAGAATTTAACAACAGCCAAATTGGGACTGAATAAGGAATTTGTCCAAACTAATCTTGAAGATGCGCGTAAACAGATTAACTATCTAGCTTCGTCCATACATGAATCTGATATTCCTACCACCTATAAAGATGGAAAATATGTCAATTGGGGCTCTAGCTGGTGGTGCTCTGGATTTTATCCCGGTACTGTACTCTATCTTTATGAATATACAAAAGACGAGAAGTTGTTGGATGAGGCAAAACGAAAATTAAAACATTTAGAAAAGGAGAAAAACAATAAAGGAACACATGATCTTGGGTTTATGCTGTATTGTAGTTTCGGTAATGCATTACGGTTGACAGGTGATTCTACGGCATATAAAGGAGTGCTAAGTACAGGCGCTGCTTCATTGGCAACACGCTTTCATGAAGCTCCAAAAACAATCCGTTCATGGGATGGTGGTAAGAACTGGGACGGACAACCTTGGACATATCCTGTTATTATTGATAATATGATGAATCTGGAATTTTTGACCGAAGTGTCCAAAATGACAGGAGACAAAAGATTTCGGGATATTGCCATACAGCATGCAAATACGACAATGGTTAACCATTATAGAAAAGACTACAGTTCTTATCATGTGGTAGATTATAATCCAGATAATGGAAGTATAATCTCGAGAAAAACAGCACAAGGAGCATTCGATGAGTCTGCATGGGCAAGAGGACAAGCTTGGGGATTATATGGATATACAATGATGTACCGCGAAACTGGTGAAAAGAAATACCTGGAACAAGCGCGGAATATCGCCAAGTTTTACCTTAATCATCCCAATCTTCCAAAGGATCTGATTCCGTATTGGGATATGGATCAAAATAAACTGACCAAGGAAAGTAAGTATTATAGTCAAAAGGATCTACGTGATGTTTCTACTGCTGCGGTAACCGCTTCTGCACTGCTGGAATTGGCACAATATACGAAGGGCAGTGAGAGCCAATTGTACATTTCCAAAGCTGAGCAGATGTTAAAGTCACTTTCTGCTAAACCTTACAAAGCAGATTACAAAGAAGCGGGTGGTTATATATTGAAACATAGTGTCGGTTCTATTCCGCATAAAACGGAGGTAGATGTACCATTGACTTATGCCGATTATTATTACGTAGAGGCATTGATCAGATATGATCGAATGCTCAATGGAGAAAAAGTGATCAAACAATAG
- a CDS encoding DinB family protein gives MKTEIISKNELLAHWLGHRNLTRQAIEKFPEEALFNYKVEGMRTFAEMIQELLGIAVPGLQEIVNNKSGELNEKFNYTTKAQLLQAWDEATPQISALFDEIPTERFSEEFNLFGQYNSPIIHSIFYFIDNEIHHRGQGFVYLRLLGIQPPFFWERD, from the coding sequence ATGAAAACAGAAATTATTTCCAAGAACGAACTACTTGCACATTGGTTAGGCCACAGAAACTTAACAAGACAAGCGATCGAAAAATTTCCAGAAGAAGCACTTTTCAATTATAAAGTAGAAGGCATGCGGACATTTGCTGAAATGATCCAAGAGCTTTTGGGTATTGCTGTCCCAGGGTTACAGGAAATTGTCAATAATAAAAGCGGCGAACTTAATGAGAAGTTTAACTATACGACCAAAGCTCAACTCTTACAGGCCTGGGATGAGGCTACTCCACAGATCAGTGCATTATTCGACGAGATTCCAACAGAACGTTTCTCCGAAGAATTTAACCTGTTCGGACAATACAATTCGCCGATCATCCACAGTATATTCTATTTCATCGATAATGAGATCCACCACCGTGGTCAAGGATTTGTCTATTTACGCTTGTTGGGTATCCAACCTCCATTTTTCTGGGAACGGGATTAG
- the rplV gene encoding 50S ribosomal protein L22: protein MEATKKLKKSVLIRQRKEQEKAQQGGASDAKLLNCPTSPRKMRLVVDLIRGQRVENALYILKHSSKEAAARVEKLLLSAIKNWEAKNEGKSVEESELIVKEVSVGGGRQLKRLRPAPQGRGYRVRKRSNHVTLVVDSKLNVEQN, encoded by the coding sequence ATGGAAGCAACAAAAAAACTTAAAAAGTCTGTCTTAATTAGACAGCGCAAAGAGCAAGAGAAAGCTCAACAAGGTGGAGCTTCGGATGCCAAATTATTGAACTGCCCTACTTCGCCTCGTAAGATGCGTTTAGTGGTAGACTTAATTCGTGGTCAGCGTGTTGAAAATGCATTATACATTTTGAAACACTCTAGTAAAGAAGCTGCTGCTCGTGTAGAAAAATTATTATTATCTGCAATCAAAAACTGGGAAGCCAAAAACGAAGGTAAATCAGTGGAAGAAAGCGAACTTATTGTAAAAGAAGTATCAGTAGGTGGAGGTCGTCAATTGAAAAGATTACGCCCAGCTCCTCAAGGTCGCGGATACAGAGTTCGTAAACGTTCAAATCACGTTACGTTGGTAGTTGATAGCAAATTAAACGTTGAACAAAACTAA
- the rplP gene encoding 50S ribosomal protein L16 — translation MLQPKRTKFRKMQKGRMKGNASRGAELAFGSFGIKTMEQAWITSRQIEAARIAVTRYMKREGQVWIRIFPDKPVTKKPAEVRMGKGKGAPEYWVAVVRPGRMLFEAEGVPLEIAKEALRLAAQKLPVQTKFVIRRDYVEA, via the coding sequence ATGTTACAGCCAAAAAGAACGAAGTTCAGAAAGATGCAGAAAGGCCGCATGAAAGGTAACGCTTCTCGTGGAGCGGAGTTAGCTTTCGGTTCTTTCGGTATCAAAACAATGGAGCAAGCATGGATCACTAGTCGTCAAATCGAGGCAGCTCGTATTGCGGTTACACGTTATATGAAACGTGAAGGTCAAGTTTGGATTCGTATTTTCCCTGACAAACCTGTTACGAAAAAGCCTGCAGAGGTACGTATGGGTAAAGGTAAGGGTGCTCCAGAATACTGGGTAGCAGTAGTACGCCCAGGCCGTATGTTATTTGAAGCAGAAGGTGTGCCTTTGGAAATTGCCAAAGAAGCTTTACGCCTTGCAGCTCAAAAACTTCCGGTTCAAACTAAGTTTGTGATTCGTAGAGACTACGTTGAAGCATAA
- the rpsS gene encoding 30S ribosomal protein S19, giving the protein MARSIKKGPYIDHNLERKVLSMNETNKKSVIKTWSRRSMISPDFVGHTFAVHNGNKFIPVYVTENMVGHKLGEFAPTRTFRGHAEKKK; this is encoded by the coding sequence ATGGCTCGTTCAATTAAAAAAGGTCCTTATATCGATCACAACTTAGAGAGAAAAGTTCTTTCTATGAATGAAACTAACAAAAAGTCAGTTATCAAAACATGGTCTCGTAGATCAATGATTTCACCTGATTTTGTTGGCCATACCTTCGCAGTGCACAACGGGAATAAATTTATCCCTGTTTATGTAACAGAAAATATGGTAGGTCACAAGCTTGGTGAATTCGCGCCTACGCGTACATTCAGAGGCCACGCAGAAAAGAAAAAATAA
- a CDS encoding response regulator transcription factor, with protein sequence MSEQQKTLAILDDHPIAIEGIKSFLKENLSYDRVLGFSLCQALTDFLKQDKIDLLLLDIALPDANGIDLCGELKKDHPELIIVGFSNHMARNSILQMLANGAAGYILKSADADEIITCIQKVSQGSMALCGATQRIIATSPSRQLPSLTMREKQVLQLLAEGKTSAQIASKLFLSPLTVDTYRKNLIQKFSVKNTAELLTILFKEKLL encoded by the coding sequence ATGTCTGAGCAACAAAAAACATTGGCTATCTTGGACGATCATCCAATTGCCATCGAAGGGATCAAATCATTTTTAAAAGAAAATCTTTCTTATGACCGGGTACTGGGATTTTCACTGTGCCAGGCGCTGACTGATTTTTTGAAACAAGATAAGATAGATCTGCTCTTATTGGATATCGCTTTGCCTGATGCAAATGGTATTGACCTGTGCGGTGAACTCAAGAAGGACCATCCTGAGCTTATCATCGTTGGGTTTAGTAATCATATGGCGCGCAATAGCATACTACAGATGCTTGCCAATGGTGCTGCTGGATATATCTTGAAAAGTGCCGATGCGGACGAAATTATTACATGTATTCAGAAAGTTTCTCAAGGTAGCATGGCTTTATGTGGAGCAACACAACGGATCATCGCGACCTCCCCATCCCGACAGCTACCTTCACTAACAATGCGCGAGAAGCAGGTATTACAATTGTTGGCGGAGGGAAAGACAAGTGCACAAATTGCCAGCAAATTATTCTTAAGCCCATTGACAGTGGATACGTATCGGAAAAATCTGATTCAGAAATTTTCCGTAAAAAACACCGCAGAACTGTTGACAATACTATTTAAGGAAAAATTGCTCTAA
- a CDS encoding sensor histidine kinase produces the protein MKKLVFLFMLLCGTFLATFALQQGGLSAGSIDSLRNVFNTVKNDSVRARAALLLTNKLMFERKDTAAATGYLGAAQKLCTTKPYLKALYTYYSASHIFMTAGETDECLQLYRQAAEMLEKFKTKEAYEFWVKAWWNYAMIIDHKDDRKGMVRIQIDKIIPAAIKQKDYNQAAKSYQSIGFAFKEIGDQEKGIYYFKKGLELYEKYPLSKERHAISLLNLAREYVESRELNLAKSYLLKSEQILDTLKESVAHLNYGETASMYYCTKNDFTKALEVVEKALKIAERLNMPYEIGMMHYQKFNIYYSLEKYELALRELKIVMRDMPYDMKSNMQQFAKDLSDTYAKLKDYPNAYKWLGKHVAIKDSLAQAAYKSEIASLETKFRTAEKNEKIMRLEFEQKQTVLQQKNQRLYNYILGIFSLVLLLLLGLSVYLYRQHRKRSQRDLELLAQQQELRVTKALLEGEELERHRVARDLHDGLGGHLTAMRLRISSEGSLSVLDGIKSQLDQMISDVRLIAHNMMPENLSRSGLLVALEDLCTLMQHGAAVIELQCNGLSSNIAENMQLNIYRIIQELINNAIRHGNANQIIVQCLQNEQGFLIGVDDNGKGFDVEEVAVGKRGMGLKNVQMRVEYLNGKMNILSQPGAGTSVNIEIHV, from the coding sequence ATGAAAAAGCTGGTTTTTCTTTTCATGCTGCTCTGCGGCACATTTTTAGCAACTTTTGCATTACAGCAGGGCGGGCTATCGGCCGGTTCCATTGACAGTCTACGGAATGTATTCAATACGGTTAAGAACGATAGTGTGCGAGCCAGAGCAGCGTTATTACTGACGAATAAACTCATGTTTGAGCGGAAGGATACAGCCGCTGCGACGGGTTATTTGGGTGCAGCACAGAAATTGTGTACAACGAAGCCTTACCTGAAAGCACTATACACCTATTATAGCGCCTCCCATATCTTTATGACAGCGGGTGAAACTGATGAATGCCTACAGCTGTATAGACAGGCTGCGGAAATGCTTGAAAAATTTAAGACTAAGGAAGCTTATGAATTTTGGGTGAAGGCCTGGTGGAATTATGCCATGATCATTGATCATAAAGATGATCGAAAAGGAATGGTACGGATTCAGATTGATAAAATAATTCCCGCAGCAATCAAACAGAAGGACTATAATCAAGCTGCTAAATCCTACCAATCGATTGGCTTTGCTTTTAAGGAAATCGGCGATCAGGAAAAGGGAATCTATTATTTTAAAAAAGGGCTTGAACTCTATGAGAAATATCCCCTGTCAAAAGAGAGACATGCAATATCACTATTAAATCTGGCCCGGGAATATGTTGAATCTCGCGAACTAAACTTAGCGAAATCCTATCTGTTAAAATCGGAGCAAATTTTAGATACGCTAAAGGAGTCTGTAGCTCACCTAAACTATGGCGAGACAGCCAGTATGTATTATTGTACGAAAAATGATTTTACGAAAGCCCTTGAGGTTGTCGAAAAAGCGCTGAAAATTGCGGAACGGCTAAATATGCCTTATGAGATCGGCATGATGCATTATCAGAAGTTTAATATCTATTATAGCTTGGAAAAATATGAATTGGCATTGAGGGAGCTTAAGATTGTCATGCGGGATATGCCTTATGATATGAAAAGTAACATGCAGCAATTTGCCAAGGATTTGTCTGACACCTATGCCAAATTAAAGGATTACCCCAATGCCTATAAATGGCTGGGAAAACATGTTGCCATTAAAGACAGCTTGGCCCAAGCGGCCTATAAAAGTGAAATAGCCAGCCTAGAGACCAAATTTAGAACAGCTGAGAAGAACGAGAAGATCATGAGACTGGAGTTTGAACAGAAACAGACAGTACTTCAACAGAAAAACCAGCGTTTATATAATTATATATTGGGTATATTTTCTTTGGTATTGCTGTTGTTGCTCGGTTTGTCTGTCTATTTATATCGTCAGCATAGAAAGAGGTCGCAGCGCGACTTGGAACTGTTGGCGCAGCAGCAAGAACTTCGGGTGACCAAAGCACTATTGGAGGGGGAGGAACTGGAACGTCATCGGGTTGCCCGTGATTTGCATGATGGCCTTGGGGGGCATTTGACTGCGATGAGACTTCGGATCTCTTCCGAAGGGAGTCTGTCTGTATTGGATGGGATAAAATCTCAGCTGGATCAGATGATCTCGGATGTCAGACTGATCGCACATAATATGATGCCTGAAAACTTATCACGCTCGGGGTTATTGGTTGCCCTAGAAGATCTCTGTACTTTGATGCAGCATGGCGCTGCTGTAATTGAGCTGCAGTGCAACGGTCTCTCCAGCAATATTGCAGAGAATATGCAGTTGAATATTTATCGTATTATTCAGGAGCTGATCAACAATGCCATTCGACATGGCAACGCAAATCAAATTATCGTGCAATGCCTGCAAAATGAGCAAGGCTTTTTGATCGGTGTAGATGACAATGGCAAAGGATTTGATGTGGAGGAGGTTGCGGTAGGTAAACGGGGAATGGGACTTAAAAACGTCCAAATGAGAGTTGAATATTTAAACGGAAAAATGAACATCTTGTCACAGCCAGGGGCGGGAACAAGTGTCAATATCGAAATACATGTCTGA
- the rplD gene encoding 50S ribosomal protein L4 has protein sequence MEVKVLNLSGKETGAKVQLPESVFGLEPNDHAIYLDVKQYLANQRQGTHKSKQRNEIAGSTRKLHKQKGTGGARAGSIKSPLFNGGGRVFGPQPRDYSFKLNKKLKQVARKSALSYKAQDNNVVILDAVQFDSCKTKNYVALVNALNIADEKTLLVLPAYDKNVYLSSRNLKKAKVIVASDLNTYDVLNATKLLLTTDSVKTLEEALAK, from the coding sequence ATGGAAGTTAAAGTTTTAAATTTATCAGGTAAAGAAACAGGTGCCAAGGTGCAACTTCCTGAGTCGGTATTTGGGTTAGAGCCTAACGATCATGCGATCTATTTGGACGTGAAACAATACTTAGCGAACCAACGCCAAGGAACTCACAAATCTAAACAACGTAATGAAATCGCGGGTTCAACTCGTAAATTACACAAACAAAAAGGTACTGGTGGTGCTCGTGCGGGTTCTATCAAATCTCCATTGTTTAATGGTGGTGGTCGTGTATTCGGTCCTCAACCTCGTGATTACTCGTTCAAATTGAACAAAAAATTGAAACAAGTAGCACGTAAATCAGCGTTGTCTTACAAAGCTCAAGATAACAATGTAGTTATTTTGGATGCAGTTCAATTTGATTCTTGCAAAACAAAAAACTATGTAGCTTTAGTAAACGCGTTGAACATTGCTGACGAAAAAACTTTATTGGTTTTGCCAGCATATGATAAAAATGTTTATTTATCAAGCAGAAACTTGAAAAAAGCAAAAGTTATTGTTGCTTCTGATTTAAATACATATGATGTATTAAATGCAACAAAACTATTGTTAACTACAGATTCTGTTAAAACTTTGGAGGAAGCATTAGCTAAGTAA
- a CDS encoding YafY family protein: MTDIQKRFDRILAIYMHLQAKPVVTAAALAEKYEVSLRTIYRDIRSLMQAGVPIYGEAGNGYSLVEGYKMPPLQFSREEALSFVAAEKLVEKYTDKNLAHHFTTAMLKMKAILRGNEKEHVALVGDNFLVRGERHQFNEKLTHGTNTLIESIAAKKCVEIYYSKPSDKTPEKREIEAVGIFVESKFWYILAFCKLRKDYRQFRLDRISNIRILADDFGKDHPELSFFLNKKHEMPTTKVVVQVDKEMARYMEWDRHYFGFQKEVVTDNYVEMQFETIHVEGGFARWYLMFADKGKIIEPESLKGTVKRLLAAAIEQV, translated from the coding sequence ATGACCGATATTCAGAAAAGATTCGACCGTATCCTTGCTATTTATATGCACCTGCAAGCAAAACCTGTGGTGACAGCCGCTGCGCTGGCAGAAAAATATGAAGTAAGTCTGCGGACAATCTATCGGGATATCCGCTCCCTGATGCAAGCTGGAGTACCTATTTATGGCGAAGCCGGAAATGGCTACTCGTTAGTTGAGGGGTATAAGATGCCACCATTGCAATTTAGCCGAGAGGAGGCTTTGAGTTTTGTCGCTGCTGAGAAATTGGTTGAAAAGTATACGGACAAAAATCTCGCCCACCATTTTACGACAGCCATGCTCAAAATGAAGGCTATTTTAAGAGGGAATGAAAAGGAACATGTTGCTCTGGTCGGGGATAATTTTTTGGTACGAGGAGAACGTCATCAATTCAATGAGAAATTAACACATGGAACCAATACGCTTATAGAAAGTATAGCTGCAAAAAAATGCGTAGAAATCTATTATTCCAAGCCGTCTGACAAAACTCCAGAAAAACGTGAAATCGAAGCAGTCGGTATTTTTGTGGAAAGTAAATTTTGGTATATACTTGCTTTTTGTAAACTCCGAAAGGATTATAGGCAATTTCGTCTGGATCGGATCAGCAATATCCGGATACTCGCCGACGATTTTGGAAAAGACCATCCTGAACTTTCATTTTTTCTGAATAAGAAACACGAAATGCCGACAACCAAAGTGGTGGTTCAGGTGGATAAGGAAATGGCGAGGTATATGGAATGGGATCGCCATTACTTTGGATTTCAAAAAGAAGTGGTTACCGATAATTACGTTGAAATGCAATTTGAAACCATTCATGTTGAGGGTGGCTTTGCGCGCTGGTACCTGATGTTTGCTGATAAAGGAAAGATTATCGAGCCGGAATCGCTAAAAGGCACCGTAAAACGATTGCTAGCTGCAGCAATCGAACAGGTTTAA
- the rplB gene encoding 50S ribosomal protein L2 yields the protein MAVKRFKPVTPGTRFRIGADYSDVTTNVPEKSLVVKINKKSGGRNNSGKMTMRYLGGGHKKVYRLIDFKRDKKDIPAKVATIEYDPNRTARIALLHYVDGEKRYIIAPAGLKVGQTVVAGDKVAPEVGNTLPLANIPLGSIIHNIELNPGQGGSIARSAGTYAQLSARDGKYAIIKLPSGETRMILLTCVATIGSVSNHERSNQVLGKAGRKRWLGRRPRVRGVAMNPVDHPMGGGEGRTSGGHPRSRTGVLAKGFKTRYKKKTSNRYIIERRKK from the coding sequence ATGGCAGTTAAAAGATTCAAACCGGTAACCCCTGGTACTCGTTTCAGAATAGGCGCAGATTATTCTGATGTTACTACAAACGTTCCTGAAAAATCGTTAGTAGTAAAAATCAACAAGAAATCAGGTGGTCGTAATAACTCCGGTAAAATGACTATGCGTTATCTCGGTGGGGGACATAAAAAAGTATACCGATTAATTGATTTCAAACGCGATAAAAAAGATATCCCTGCAAAAGTAGCTACTATTGAGTACGATCCAAACCGTACTGCTCGTATTGCATTGTTGCACTACGTAGATGGTGAAAAACGCTACATCATTGCTCCAGCTGGTTTAAAAGTTGGTCAAACTGTAGTAGCAGGTGATAAAGTTGCCCCAGAAGTTGGTAATACATTACCATTAGCAAACATTCCATTGGGTTCTATCATCCACAACATTGAATTAAATCCTGGTCAAGGTGGTTCAATTGCTCGTTCGGCTGGTACTTATGCTCAATTGTCTGCTCGTGATGGTAAATATGCCATCATCAAATTGCCTTCAGGCGAAACACGTATGATCTTATTGACTTGTGTTGCTACAATTGGTTCAGTATCGAACCATGAAAGATCTAACCAAGTGTTAGGTAAAGCAGGTCGCAAACGTTGGTTAGGTCGTCGTCCAAGAGTTCGTGGTGTTGCAATGAACCCAGTAGATCACCCAATGGGTGGTGGTGAAGGCCGTACTTCAGGAGGTCACCCACGCTCACGTACAGGTGTATTAGCTAAAGGCTTCAAAACACGTTACAAGAAGAAAACATCGAATCGTTACATCATTGAGAGAAGGAAAAAATAA
- the rplC gene encoding 50S ribosomal protein L3 gives MSGIIGKKVGMTSLFNADGKNIPCTVIQAGPCVVTQIRTEEKDGYSAIQLGFDEAKEKNTTAPLKGHFAKANTTPKRKLVEFKTFPDAKQLGDVVDVTLFEEGEFVDVVGTSKGKGFQGVMKRHGFGGVGGATHGQHNRLRAPGSLGASSWPSRVFKGMRMAGRTGGDRVKVQNLQVLKVYAEQNLIVVSGSIPGAKGSYVIVDK, from the coding sequence ATGTCAGGTATTATTGGAAAAAAAGTAGGAATGACGAGCCTGTTTAACGCTGATGGGAAAAATATTCCTTGTACAGTGATTCAGGCCGGGCCGTGCGTGGTTACGCAGATACGTACGGAAGAAAAGGATGGCTACTCGGCAATTCAACTTGGTTTCGACGAAGCTAAGGAGAAAAACACGACAGCTCCTTTGAAAGGGCACTTTGCGAAAGCAAACACAACGCCTAAGCGTAAGTTGGTAGAGTTTAAAACTTTCCCAGATGCAAAACAACTTGGTGACGTAGTTGACGTTACACTTTTCGAGGAAGGCGAATTCGTAGATGTAGTCGGTACTTCAAAAGGTAAAGGTTTCCAAGGTGTAATGAAACGTCATGGATTTGGTGGTGTAGGTGGTGCGACTCACGGTCAGCACAACAGATTACGTGCTCCAGGTTCATTAGGTGCTTCATCATGGCCTTCACGCGTATTTAAAGGTATGCGCATGGCTGGTCGTACAGGTGGTGACAGAGTTAAAGTTCAAAACTTACAGGTGTTGAAAGTTTACGCTGAGCAAAACCTTATCGTTGTTAGTGGTTCCATTCCAGGAGCTAAAGGTTCTTATGTAATCGTAGACAAATAG
- the rplW gene encoding 50S ribosomal protein L23, with product MEIIKKPILTEKASMLTEKLNRYAFKVDHRANKIQIKSAVEAMFGVTVLAVNTAVVAGKAKSRYTKAGFVSGRAPKYKKAIITIKDGETIDFYSTI from the coding sequence ATGGAAATTATCAAAAAACCTATCTTGACTGAGAAAGCTTCTATGTTAACGGAAAAATTAAACCGTTACGCTTTCAAAGTAGATCACAGAGCAAACAAGATCCAGATTAAATCAGCTGTTGAAGCTATGTTCGGTGTTACAGTTCTTGCTGTAAACACTGCAGTTGTAGCAGGTAAAGCAAAAAGCCGTTACACAAAAGCAGGTTTCGTATCTGGTAGAGCTCCTAAGTATAAAAAAGCTATCATTACTATTAAAGATGGCGAAACTATTGACTTTTACAGTACTATATAA